A stretch of DNA from Candidatus Pseudomonas phytovorans:
GGTCTGTCGCAGGAGCGCTTGCAGCGCTACTTCGACCCCAAGGGGGCGGGGCGCTGGGCGGTCAAGCCGGCGATTCGCAGCCGCGTCGAGTTTCGCTCGTTCAACCTGCTGGACAGCTACGCCAGCCTGGGAAAATTCGACATCGTGTTCTGCCGCAACGTGCTGATCTACTTCTCGGCGCAGGTGAAGCGCGACATCCTGCTGCGCATTCACAGCACCCTGAAGCCGGGGGGGTACCTGTTCCTTGGTGCCTCGGAAGCGCTGAACGGTTTGCCGGACCATTACCAGATGGTCCAGTGCAGCCCGGGGATCATCTACCAGGCCAAGTAGGGCATGTCTTGAGGGGGGCGGCGCCTGGGAGATCGAGCGCCGCCCGCGCGGCGCTTCGCGGGGCAAGCCCGCTCCCACATCTGTTGCAACGTGCCGAACCTGTCAGGCCATGGTTGCCAGCCTTGTTGCCTTGACTTGATTTCTCGGCGGGGGCTGCTGCCGCCCCACCCGTCTCTAGACATGCGCCAAGGCTGACAACGCCTCTCTCACAGGCATGGCCACGTTGCAACAAATGTGGGAGCGGGCTTGCCCCGCGATGCGCCGCGCGGGCGGCGCTCGATCTCCCAGGCGAAACATCTCTACAGCCAAACCCTGACGTCAATTTTTTGTTTTGCCGCTTTTGCCGCCCGGCAATTGCCGCTTTCGCCGCCCAAGGCGGAAGGCCTTTGCCGCTTTTCTGGCATCACCCTGACAGCGCCACGCCACGCAACCCCGTATTTTCGGGCTTTTCATGTGTTGGCACAGCCCTTGCTAAACCTTGTTCAACGATATTCCGGTCAACCTCCGAAGGTTTCCCCGACATGAGCATCAGCTTCGACAAGGCGCTTGGTATCCACGAAAAGGCCATGGGCTTCCGCGCTCAGCGTGCCGAAGTGCTGGCCAACAACATCGCCAACGCCGACACGCCCAACTACAAGGCGCGTGACATGGACTTTTCTTCGGTGCTGGCCGCCGAAACCAGCAAGCAGCAAAGCGGCCGCTTCGCCATGGACCGTACCAACAGCCGGCACATCGAAGCCGAAGGCCTGGCCATCGCCGCTGACGACACGCTCAAGTACCGCACGCCGCTGCAGCCCTCGATCGACCAGAACACCGTGGACGCGCAGATCGAGCAGTCGAACTACACCGAAAACGCCATTGGCTTCCAGGCCAGCTTCACCTTGCTCAACAGTAAATTCAAAGGGCTGGTTTCCGCCCTGCGGGGAGAATGACCATGTCCCTTTCCAGTGTCTTCAACATTGCCGGTAGCGGCATGAGCGCGCAAAACACGCGCCTGAACACCGTGGCGTCCAACATTGCCAACGCCGAGACCGTGTCCTCGAGCATCGACCAGACCTACCGCGCCCGCCACCCGGTGTTCGCCACCACGTTCCAGGATGCTCAGGCCGGCGGCAGCCAGTCGCTGTTCGAAGACCAGGGCGAAGCAGGGCAGGGCGTGCAGGTAAAAGGCATCGTCGAAGACCAGAGCACCCTCGAAGCCCGTTACGAGCCAAACCACCCGGCGGCGAACAAGGACGGCTACGTCTACTACCCGAACGTCAATGTGGTCGAGGAGATGGCTGACATGATCTCCGCCAGCCGTGCGTTCCAGACCAACGCCGAGCTGATGAACACGGCCAAAAGCATGATGCAGAAAGTCCTGACCCTGGGGCAGTGATAGGAAGCCGATAT
This window harbors:
- the flgB gene encoding flagellar basal body rod protein FlgB is translated as MSISFDKALGIHEKAMGFRAQRAEVLANNIANADTPNYKARDMDFSSVLAAETSKQQSGRFAMDRTNSRHIEAEGLAIAADDTLKYRTPLQPSIDQNTVDAQIEQSNYTENAIGFQASFTLLNSKFKGLVSALRGE
- the flgC gene encoding flagellar basal body rod protein FlgC, giving the protein MSLSSVFNIAGSGMSAQNTRLNTVASNIANAETVSSSIDQTYRARHPVFATTFQDAQAGGSQSLFEDQGEAGQGVQVKGIVEDQSTLEARYEPNHPAANKDGYVYYPNVNVVEEMADMISASRAFQTNAELMNTAKSMMQKVLTLGQ